The DNA region CCGGATGCTGCGATCGCTCGCGAGCTTTACCGCGACGTGAAGGCGAGCGACGCGCCGCGTACAGTGGAGCGCATGCTTAAAGGCTATCTCGCGCACCGAGCGACACCGGACGAAACGTTTCTCGCGTTCTCGCGCCGTCACGAGATCGACGCGCTGAAGGGCCTGTTCGATGCGGAGGGCGGAGAATGACAACGAACGTGCCGACGCCGCTGCCATCGCTGATCCCCGAGACCGCGCCGTTCACCGAGGAGCAGCGTGCCTGGCTCAACGGCTTCTTCGCCGGTTTCGTTTCGCTCGACAGTTTCGGTGTCACGCCGCTCTCGGGCGATCAGGCGGCGGCGCTGATCGGCGGTCCGGCCAAGAGCGACGAGGACGACGATGGCGGCGCGCCGTGGCACGATCAGACGTTGCCGATCGCCGAGCGCATGAAGCTCGCCGAAGGCAAGCCGGTGCGCTGGAAGCTGATGGCGGCGATGGCGCAGCAGGACTGTGGCCAGTGCGGCTATGACTGCAAGAATTATTCGGGCGCCATCGCCTCGGGCAAAGAAGAGCGGCTGAATCTGTGCGTGCCGGGCGGCAAGGACACCGCGCGCATGGTCAAGGCGCTGGCGGAAGAGCTGAAGGCCGCGCCTGCGCCTGCGGCGAAGCCGGCGGCTGCCCCGGCTGCGGCCGAAGCAGCGCCGGCACCCATAGCGCAGGGCGAGGCGGGCCGATCGCGGGACAATCCGGCCGTTGCGACCTTGCTGTCGCGCCGGCTGCTCAACAAGCCGGGCTCGGAGAAAGAGACCTGGCACATTGAATTCGACCTCAGCGACAGCGGGCTCGATTACACCGTCGGCGATTCCTTTGGCCTGTTTCCGACGAACGATCCGGCATTGGTCGAAGCCGTGATCAAGGCGCTCGGCGCGCCGCCGGATTTCCCCATCGGTGGGCGGCCGCTCCGCGACGTGCTGATCGACGGCGTCTCGCTGTCGCCGGCGCCGGACATGCTGTTCCAACTCTTCTCCTACATCACCGGCGGCGAACGGCGGCAGAAGGCCCGGGCGTTGTCGGTCGGCGAGGACCCGGATGGTGACGCAGCAACGCTCGACGTGCTCGCCGCGCTGGAGAAATTCCCGGGTGTGCGCCCCGATCCGGAAGCTTTCATCGAGGCGCTCGAGCCGTTGCAGCCGCGGCTTTACTCGATCTCATCGTCGCACAAGGCCATCCCCGGCCGCGTCAGCCTGACCGTCGACACCGTGCGCTACACCATTGCCAAGCGTCGCAGGCTCGGCGTCTGTTCGACGTTCCTTGCCGACCGCCTCGCGCCCGGCGCCAAGGTGCGGGTCTACGTGCAGAAGGCGCACGGCTTCGCCCTGCCGATCGATCCGACAAAGCCGATCATCATGGTCGGCCCCGGCACCGGCGTCGCGCCGTTTCGTGCCTTCCTGCAGGACCGCGGCGCAATGAAGGCGCCCGGGCGCAACTGGCTGTTCTTCGGCCATCAACGCAGCGCTTGCGATTTCTTCTATGAAGACGAGTTCAAGGACATGAAGGCGTCTGGCGTGCTCACGCGCCTGTCGCTCGCCTGGTCGCGCGATGGCGACGAGAAGATCTACGTGCAGGACCGCATGCGCCAGGTCGGCCGCGATTTGTGGAGCTGGATCGCGGAGGGCGCGCACATCTATGTCTGCGGCGACGCCAAGCGCATGGCCAAGGATGTCGAAACGGCGCTGGTCGACGTCGTCTCCCAGCACGGCGCGCGCACGCCGGAAGAGGCGGCGATGTTCGTGCACGACCTGAAGAAGAAGGGCCGCTATCAGCAGGACGTGTATTGATATGAGCGACCGCGCTCTGTTCCGTCATCCTGAGGTGCGAGGTGGCGTAGCCGCCGAGCCTCGAAGGATGACGGCCCCGCCACCCTTCGAGGCTTACGGCCTTCGGCCGCTCGCACCTCAGGGTGACGTGGGACAAGCACGGGGAGAGGGCAGAGGCGTCCGATGAACGCTCCCTCCCAGCATCCACCGGCGGTGCGCACGACCTGTCCTTACTGCGGCGTCGGCTGTGGCGTGCTGGCCAAGCCCGACGGATTGGGCGGCGCGGTGATCGCCGGCGATCCGGCGCATCCGGCGAATTTCGGCCGCCTGTGCTCGAAGGGATCGGCGCTCGGTGAAACGCTGGGGCTGGAGAGCCGCCTGCTGCATCCCATGCGGCGCGGGGCGGACGGCGCGCTTGCGCGGGCGTCGTGGGACGCTGCTCTCGATCAGGTGGCGGCCGGCTTTGCG from Pseudolabrys taiwanensis includes:
- a CDS encoding sulfite reductase subunit alpha produces the protein MTTNVPTPLPSLIPETAPFTEEQRAWLNGFFAGFVSLDSFGVTPLSGDQAAALIGGPAKSDEDDDGGAPWHDQTLPIAERMKLAEGKPVRWKLMAAMAQQDCGQCGYDCKNYSGAIASGKEERLNLCVPGGKDTARMVKALAEELKAAPAPAAKPAAAPAAAEAAPAPIAQGEAGRSRDNPAVATLLSRRLLNKPGSEKETWHIEFDLSDSGLDYTVGDSFGLFPTNDPALVEAVIKALGAPPDFPIGGRPLRDVLIDGVSLSPAPDMLFQLFSYITGGERRQKARALSVGEDPDGDAATLDVLAALEKFPGVRPDPEAFIEALEPLQPRLYSISSSHKAIPGRVSLTVDTVRYTIAKRRRLGVCSTFLADRLAPGAKVRVYVQKAHGFALPIDPTKPIIMVGPGTGVAPFRAFLQDRGAMKAPGRNWLFFGHQRSACDFFYEDEFKDMKASGVLTRLSLAWSRDGDEKIYVQDRMRQVGRDLWSWIAEGAHIYVCGDAKRMAKDVETALVDVVSQHGARTPEEAAMFVHDLKKKGRYQQDVY